The following are encoded in a window of Ruminiclostridium herbifermentans genomic DNA:
- the smc gene encoding chromosome segregation protein SMC: MYLKRLEIQGFKSFADKISLDFSSGITAVVGPNGSGKSNIGDAVRWVLGEQSAKTLRGSKMEDVIFAGTENRKPVGFAEVSLTIDNSDNYLPVTYSEVTVTRRVYRSGESEYYINKTSCRLKDIYELLLDTGIGRDGYSIIGQGRVDEILSSKSEDRRHIFEEASGIMKYKVRKQEAERKLELTEQNLIRIKDIINELESQLEPLREQSEAAKKYLSLREALKELEVNVYLDSIDKLKEKIKEYEVQFKDIKDNIEAEERRLRNITIQNQQKNEFLKDLEVKVNEARDSFYIIEANLEKSNSEISLKKEKISSLNQNIQRLDEEITELDSKTEQLLKEEKNKLSKIEYLNGQHKEFSNKLEKYQAELDEIISTLSESEREIEMLKSGIMDKLDIQSDKRTQINNIKNHIENIKKRQNSIGTEIYSLKVEKDKENMKKEDLAESIRNSANLIKYEKEKIAELSSEKNELQETLIDLEKQQGAVKTDIQVKSSRQRLLKDMEKSMEGYSRSVKEIMNACKASSDFGKGIHGTVAQLFSVDKKFETAIEMSLGSATQNIVSSSEDDAKKAIDFLKRNKLGRATFLPITSVRGKRLDDTTISKLKEYSGFCGIASDLVSCDEKYRGIALNLLGKVAVVENIDAGINIARKFNYSFRIVTLEGDILSTSGSMTGGSNDHKGSGILGRNREILELEEAIESLKKKDMSLGIKTSEVKSMLAEIESELNEENIKLRDAELVITRDENHLSMIEDNIVKIDAKIDMLKEEKSQMIQQEQDILKEQEKYEQELEAIEKDIVETKAIIAEHQEKFKERQTVRDGLHDDITDFKISVNSIVESLQSVNEHLERIAIDKESMQKSKSRKESEKFKANNEIESLKQEIEGLESTIKKLQNERTGKTIEIDRLVEEKKVLEEESSDFIDKLNEANKTIHLLQEEYNRIDVKNTKAEAEMKAIQDRMWDEYELTYSNALELKKEIQSIPQAQRTINDYRAQIKMLGPVNVSAIDDYIKTKERYEFMSVQQDDMEQAKEKLHKIIHDMVQVMKKQFVEQFKIINENFGVVYRELFGGGHAELIICDMDNVLESGIDIEVQPPGKKLQNMMLLSGGERAFTAIALLFAILRMKPTPFCLLDEIEAALDDANVYRFGEYLKKFSENTQFIMVTHRKGTMEAANAMYGVTMQEHGISKVVSMKMGEVAV, translated from the coding sequence ATGTATCTTAAAAGACTAGAAATACAAGGGTTTAAATCATTTGCAGACAAGATATCATTAGACTTTTCTTCTGGAATTACAGCAGTAGTAGGTCCAAATGGAAGCGGAAAAAGTAATATAGGCGATGCTGTTAGGTGGGTTTTAGGTGAGCAAAGTGCAAAGACACTTAGAGGAAGCAAAATGGAGGATGTTATTTTTGCTGGCACTGAAAACAGAAAACCTGTAGGCTTTGCTGAGGTATCTCTAACTATTGACAATTCAGATAATTATCTGCCTGTAACATATAGTGAAGTAACTGTAACTAGAAGAGTTTATCGCTCAGGAGAGAGTGAATATTATATAAATAAAACCTCCTGCCGTCTCAAAGACATTTATGAACTTTTATTAGATACCGGTATAGGCAGGGATGGGTATTCTATAATTGGACAGGGTAGAGTTGATGAGATATTAAGTTCAAAATCTGAGGACAGAAGGCATATTTTTGAAGAAGCTTCTGGCATAATGAAGTATAAAGTCAGAAAGCAAGAGGCAGAAAGGAAACTTGAATTAACAGAACAAAACCTTATTCGTATTAAGGATATTATTAATGAACTTGAATCTCAATTAGAGCCACTCAGAGAACAATCAGAGGCAGCAAAAAAATACTTATCCTTGAGAGAAGCACTTAAGGAATTAGAAGTCAATGTATACTTAGACAGCATAGATAAGCTTAAAGAAAAAATTAAAGAATATGAAGTGCAGTTTAAAGACATAAAGGACAATATTGAAGCTGAAGAAAGAAGATTGCGCAATATAACAATTCAAAATCAGCAAAAAAATGAATTTCTAAAGGATTTAGAAGTAAAGGTAAATGAAGCAAGAGATAGCTTTTATATAATTGAAGCAAACCTTGAGAAGAGTAATTCTGAGATAAGCTTGAAAAAAGAAAAAATAAGCAGCTTAAATCAGAATATACAGAGACTTGATGAAGAGATTACAGAACTTGATTCTAAAACTGAACAATTATTAAAAGAGGAAAAGAACAAGCTTAGTAAAATAGAATATTTAAACGGACAACATAAAGAATTTTCAAATAAACTTGAAAAATATCAAGCTGAGTTAGATGAAATAATATCAACCTTGAGCGAAAGTGAACGTGAAATTGAAATGCTTAAGTCCGGAATAATGGACAAGCTAGATATTCAATCGGACAAGAGAACGCAGATAAATAATATTAAGAACCATATTGAGAATATAAAGAAAAGACAAAATTCTATTGGTACAGAGATTTACAGTCTCAAGGTGGAAAAAGATAAAGAAAATATGAAAAAGGAGGACTTAGCTGAGAGTATAAGAAATTCTGCTAATCTTATTAAGTATGAAAAGGAAAAGATTGCGGAACTTAGTTCAGAAAAAAATGAACTTCAAGAGACGCTTATTGACTTGGAAAAGCAGCAAGGAGCAGTAAAAACAGATATACAAGTAAAGTCCTCAAGACAACGTTTGCTAAAAGACATGGAAAAAAGCATGGAAGGCTATAGTCGAAGTGTAAAGGAAATAATGAATGCCTGCAAAGCATCCTCTGATTTTGGGAAGGGTATTCATGGTACTGTTGCACAGCTTTTCAGCGTTGATAAAAAATTTGAAACAGCCATTGAAATGAGTTTAGGTAGTGCTACTCAAAACATTGTTTCTTCTTCAGAAGATGATGCAAAAAAAGCTATAGACTTTTTGAAAAGGAACAAATTAGGAAGGGCGACATTTTTACCTATTACATCAGTACGAGGAAAGCGTTTAGATGATACTACAATTAGCAAACTAAAGGAATATAGCGGTTTTTGTGGTATTGCTTCTGATTTGGTAAGTTGTGATGAAAAATATAGAGGTATTGCTTTAAACCTATTAGGAAAGGTTGCTGTAGTTGAGAATATTGATGCAGGTATTAATATTGCAAGAAAGTTTAACTATTCCTTTAGAATAGTTACTCTTGAGGGAGATATATTAAGCACAAGTGGTTCAATGACAGGTGGTAGCAATGACCATAAGGGTTCGGGCATTTTGGGCAGAAATAGAGAAATTCTTGAACTTGAGGAAGCAATTGAAAGCTTAAAGAAAAAAGATATGTCATTAGGAATAAAAACATCTGAAGTTAAAAGCATGCTTGCTGAAATAGAATCAGAATTGAATGAGGAAAACATAAAATTAAGAGATGCTGAGTTAGTTATCACAAGAGATGAGAATCATTTGAGCATGATTGAAGACAATATTGTCAAGATTGATGCAAAAATAGATATGCTCAAAGAAGAAAAATCCCAAATGATACAGCAAGAACAGGATATCTTAAAAGAACAAGAAAAATATGAGCAAGAACTTGAAGCTATTGAAAAGGATATTGTTGAAACAAAAGCAATTATAGCAGAACATCAAGAGAAGTTTAAAGAACGTCAAACGGTCAGAGATGGTTTGCATGATGATATTACTGATTTCAAGATATCTGTAAACTCTATAGTTGAAAGTCTGCAAAGTGTCAATGAACATTTAGAAAGAATTGCCATAGATAAAGAATCAATGCAAAAAAGTAAAAGCAGAAAGGAATCTGAAAAGTTTAAAGCCAATAACGAGATTGAGTCTCTAAAACAAGAAATTGAAGGACTTGAGAGTACAATAAAAAAATTGCAAAATGAGAGAACAGGGAAAACTATTGAAATAGATAGACTTGTTGAGGAGAAAAAGGTTCTAGAGGAAGAATCCTCAGACTTTATTGACAAGCTTAATGAAGCTAATAAGACAATTCATTTGCTTCAAGAGGAATATAACAGAATTGATGTAAAAAACACCAAGGCTGAAGCAGAGATGAAAGCCATTCAGGATAGAATGTGGGATGAATATGAACTTACTTATTCAAATGCTTTAGAACTTAAAAAAGAAATCCAAAGCATACCGCAAGCACAGAGAACAATTAATGATTATAGAGCTCAAATAAAAATGCTGGGGCCTGTTAATGTATCAGCTATTGATGATTACATCAAGACCAAAGAGAGATATGAGTTTATGTCAGTTCAGCAAGATGACATGGAACAAGCCAAAGAAAAACTGCACAAGATAATACATGACATGGTACAAGTAATGAAAAAACAATTTGTTGAGCAGTTTAAAATTATAAATGAAAATTTTGGTGTAGTGTATAGAGAACTATTTGGCGGTGGTCATGCTGAATTAATCATATGTGACATGGATAATGTTCTTGAAAGTGGTATAGATATTGAGGTTCAACCACCTGGTAAAAAGCTTCAGAATATGATGCTGCTCTCTGGTGGAGAGCGTGCCTTTACAGCTATAGCATTGCTTTTTGCTATACTTAGAATGAAGCCAACACCATTCTGTTTGCTTGATGAAATTGAAGCTGCCCTTGACGATGCAAACGTATATAGATTTGGAGAATACTTAAAGAAATTTTCCGAAAATACACAATTTATTATGGTTACACATCGTAAAGGTACTATGGAGGCAGCAAACGCAATGTATGGTGTTACAATGCAAGAGCATGGTATATCTAAGGTTGTTTCAATGAAAATGGGTGAAGTTGCGGTTTAA
- a CDS encoding nitroreductase family protein, protein MTNQELYNAIFKRKSVRKYDMTPLSEEILDEIKSYVDNLMPLIDNIRYSISFLSEVDTKLLIPVKFAPHYICIYSEKKDGYLTNAGFLLQQIDLYLSARGIGSCWLGFFKPKKEVNTQNGLEFVILLAFGNPKESVHRKSISEFSRKSISEISLIKSAEKLLEPVRLAPSAINSQPWFFSGDLNEIIVSRQKLSKLKAPFVDRYNQIDIGIALYHLWLSLEHEGNAATFDFNCADAPEGYEFIVKVIAKEK, encoded by the coding sequence ATGACAAATCAAGAACTTTATAATGCAATATTTAAAAGAAAGTCAGTAAGAAAATATGATATGACACCACTATCTGAGGAAATATTAGATGAAATAAAAAGCTATGTGGATAATCTTATGCCCCTTATTGATAATATTAGATATTCAATATCATTTTTGAGTGAGGTTGATACAAAATTATTAATACCTGTCAAATTTGCACCTCATTACATATGTATATATTCAGAAAAAAAGGATGGATATTTGACCAATGCAGGCTTTCTATTGCAGCAGATTGACTTGTATTTATCTGCAAGGGGTATTGGAAGCTGTTGGTTAGGTTTTTTTAAACCCAAAAAAGAGGTTAATACTCAAAATGGTTTAGAATTTGTTATTCTACTTGCTTTTGGAAACCCAAAAGAATCTGTTCATAGAAAAAGTATTTCTGAATTTTCACGAAAAAGTATTTCAGAAATAAGTTTAATAAAGAGTGCTGAGAAATTGCTCGAACCAGTAAGACTTGCACCTTCGGCTATTAACTCTCAACCTTGGTTTTTCAGTGGAGATTTAAACGAAATCATTGTCAGTCGTCAAAAGTTATCAAAGCTTAAGGCTCCATTTGTAGATAGATATAATCAAATAGATATTGGAATTGCATTATATCATTTGTGGCTGTCACTTGAACATGAGGGAAATGCTGCAACCTTTGATTTTAATTGTGCTGATGCACCTGAAGGTTATGAATTTATTGTAAAGGTTATTGCTAAAGAAAAATGA
- a CDS encoding CoA-binding protein — MTREVMLEKKIWAVIGANQDPEKFGNKIYHKLKTRGYEVYPVNPMYDNIDGDKCYKDLSSLPVVPEVIDMVVSPKRGRAFIDEAAKLGIKYIWLQPGTYDEELLKQIKGYGLQSVQACVLVGLISTSF; from the coding sequence ATTACTAGAGAGGTTATGCTGGAAAAAAAGATTTGGGCAGTTATTGGTGCTAATCAAGACCCTGAGAAGTTTGGAAACAAGATTTACCATAAATTAAAAACACGAGGCTATGAGGTTTACCCTGTTAACCCCATGTATGACAACATTGATGGGGATAAATGCTATAAAGATCTGTCTTCTCTTCCTGTAGTCCCAGAGGTAATTGATATGGTTGTATCGCCTAAAAGAGGACGAGCATTTATTGATGAAGCAGCAAAATTAGGTATTAAGTATATATGGCTTCAACCTGGGACATATGATGAAGAATTACTAAAACAAATTAAAGGATATGGACTGCAAAGTGTTCAGGCATGCGTACTTGTAGGATTGATATCAACTAGCTTTTAA
- a CDS encoding superoxide dismutase, which produces MIPIGKHQLPPLPYSYDGLEPVISQRTLKFHHDKHHKAYVDGLNKAEIKLQESRNQNNYEFIKYWENEIAFNGSGHILHSIYWTIMAPIGMTGQPGIQTLTQINNYFGSFNNFKEQFKNATEKVEASGWGILAWQPAWMRLEILQAGKHQDLTQWSAIPILVCDVWEHAYYLDYQNERKKYIESWWRLINWFEVERRLQMAMKGQVPLVMY; this is translated from the coding sequence ATGATTCCAATTGGTAAGCATCAGTTACCGCCATTACCCTACTCATATGACGGATTAGAACCTGTAATAAGTCAGAGAACTTTGAAGTTTCATCATGATAAGCATCACAAAGCCTATGTTGATGGTCTTAACAAAGCTGAAATAAAGCTTCAAGAGTCTCGTAATCAAAACAACTATGAATTTATTAAATACTGGGAAAATGAAATTGCCTTTAATGGCTCTGGTCATATTCTTCACAGCATATATTGGACAATTATGGCTCCTATAGGTATGACAGGGCAACCGGGTATACAGACACTTACTCAAATAAATAATTACTTTGGAAGCTTTAATAACTTCAAAGAACAATTTAAAAATGCTACTGAAAAGGTTGAAGCTTCCGGTTGGGGAATACTTGCTTGGCAGCCTGCATGGATGAGATTAGAAATCCTTCAGGCTGGAAAACATCAAGATTTGACCCAATGGAGCGCGATACCTATATTGGTTTGTGATGTTTGGGAACATGCATATTATCTGGATTATCAGAATGAACGTAAAAAGTATATTGAGTCCTGGTGGCGCCTTATAAATTGGTTTGAAGTTGAAAGAAGACTCCAAATGGCCATGAAAGGGCAAGTTCCGTTAGTTATGTATTAG
- a CDS encoding HD-GYP domain-containing protein, whose amino-acid sequence MKMSLKVHVDDLKNGMILGEDVYSNGNLLLSKGMIIKECYIKKLISRGISEIAVLADKTYYDDIFLNPVEKFYVETYESLRKVVERIKETDKIEVSRVFPIVESILEAVFSSQNSVLSLTGFRGEGDYFLLHALDVCIYSLIAAKVMKLSYEEVVILGIGALLHDIGKIKISDSIINKVGKLTDDEYDEVKKHSEYGYQILLKSPQINSDIEKVILQHHERCDGSGYPKKLKDKDIHMLSKVVAIADIYDALTSDRVYQKKVLPHEAAEYLLCISNTMIDAKIAKVFIDNVAIYPKGCQVLLSNNQVAFVIDSNPKMPLRPVLKIMTDKYRNPLPVPYEFSLQENSHVLIKQICS is encoded by the coding sequence ATGAAAATGAGCTTAAAAGTTCATGTTGATGATTTAAAAAACGGAATGATTCTCGGAGAAGATGTTTATTCTAATGGAAATTTACTATTATCAAAAGGAATGATAATAAAGGAATGTTATATAAAAAAGCTGATATCAAGGGGGATATCAGAGATTGCAGTTTTAGCAGATAAAACATATTATGATGATATTTTTTTAAATCCAGTAGAAAAGTTTTATGTAGAGACATATGAGTCTTTGAGGAAAGTAGTTGAACGAATAAAGGAAACAGATAAAATAGAGGTCTCAAGAGTGTTTCCGATAGTTGAAAGTATATTGGAGGCTGTTTTTTCAAGTCAAAATTCAGTTTTATCACTTACAGGCTTTAGAGGGGAAGGAGATTATTTTCTTTTGCATGCTTTAGATGTTTGCATATACAGTCTTATAGCAGCAAAGGTCATGAAATTAAGCTATGAAGAAGTAGTAATACTTGGTATCGGAGCTCTTCTGCATGATATTGGAAAAATTAAAATATCCGATAGCATAATCAATAAAGTTGGTAAATTAACCGATGATGAGTACGATGAAGTAAAAAAACATTCTGAATATGGATATCAAATTTTACTAAAATCACCACAAATCAATTCTGATATAGAAAAAGTAATTTTACAACACCATGAACGCTGTGATGGCAGTGGATATCCTAAAAAATTGAAGGATAAAGATATACATATGTTATCTAAAGTGGTTGCAATTGCTGACATATATGATGCGTTGACATCAGATAGAGTATATCAAAAGAAGGTTCTGCCCCATGAAGCTGCAGAGTATCTGCTTTGTATATCAAATACTATGATAGATGCCAAAATTGCAAAAGTATTTATTGACAATGTAGCTATTTATCCCAAAGGATGCCAAGTGCTTCTTAGTAATAATCAAGTTGCTTTTGTTATTGATTCAAACCCTAAAATGCCTTTGAGGCCTGTTTTGAAGATTATGACTGATAAGTATAGAAATCCTTTGCCTGTTCCATATGAATTTAGTTTGCAGGAAAATTCTCATGTTTTAATTAAACAAATTTGCAGCTAA
- a CDS encoding stage V sporulation protein S — MEVLKVSANSQPKSVAGALAAVLRDNNYAEIQAVGAGAVNQAVKAIAITRGFVAPNGIDLVTVPAFAEVVIDGEERTAIKFYIQPR; from the coding sequence ATGGAGGTACTAAAAGTTTCAGCTAATTCACAGCCTAAATCTGTTGCTGGAGCATTAGCCGCTGTTTTAAGAGATAACAATTATGCTGAAATCCAGGCAGTAGGGGCAGGAGCAGTCAATCAAGCGGTTAAAGCTATTGCAATTACTAGAGGTTTCGTTGCTCCTAATGGGATAGATCTTGTGACTGTTCCAGCTTTTGCAGAGGTTGTTATTGATGGTGAAGAAAGAACAGCTATCAAATTCTACATACAACCTAGATAA
- a CDS encoding elongator complex protein 3: MAIRECYIIKRHIVVPVFVPHKGCPFDCIFCNQKIISGQINDANEDEIRKSIEDTLSTSGDAFVEVAFYGGSFTGIPIEEQEWYLKIGYSYIKAGKVTQLRLSTRPDYINEEILDLLSKYGVKTIELGVQSLDEQVLALSHRGHNIEAVTKAAKMIKARGFSLGIQTMVGLPEDSKEKAINTANSVVKLVPDIVRIYPTLVIKNTYLQKMYLEEKYKPLTVEEAVEICAELLAIYQQNNINVIRIGLQPTENINDNGDVVAGPFHPAFRQLVESRLLLNKIEKYIEENNFAKLPGIVIECNERQLSNIIGQKRANISYLKNKFNFNNVIVKVNNDIEHFQILKL, from the coding sequence ATGGCGATAAGGGAGTGTTATATAATTAAAAGGCATATTGTAGTTCCTGTTTTTGTACCACATAAAGGATGTCCCTTTGATTGCATATTTTGTAACCAAAAAATAATTAGTGGTCAGATTAATGATGCAAATGAGGACGAAATTCGAAAAAGCATTGAAGATACTTTGAGTACAAGTGGAGATGCATTTGTGGAAGTGGCTTTTTATGGAGGAAGCTTTACTGGTATTCCTATTGAAGAGCAGGAATGGTATTTAAAAATAGGATATAGTTATATAAAGGCAGGAAAGGTTACTCAATTAAGGCTTTCAACAAGACCAGACTATATCAATGAGGAAATTCTTGATTTGCTTTCTAAATATGGTGTTAAAACTATTGAATTGGGAGTTCAAAGCCTTGATGAACAGGTATTAGCATTAAGTCACAGAGGACATAATATCGAGGCTGTTACTAAAGCAGCAAAAATGATAAAAGCAAGGGGATTTTCACTTGGAATTCAAACTATGGTTGGTTTGCCTGAAGATTCAAAGGAGAAGGCTATAAATACAGCAAATAGTGTTGTAAAACTAGTTCCTGACATTGTTCGAATATATCCTACACTTGTTATAAAAAATACTTATCTTCAAAAGATGTATCTAGAAGAAAAATATAAACCTCTTACAGTTGAAGAGGCAGTTGAAATATGCGCAGAGTTATTAGCAATATATCAACAAAATAATATAAATGTAATTCGGATTGGACTTCAACCTACTGAAAATATTAATGATAACGGAGATGTGGTGGCAGGTCCTTTTCATCCTGCATTTAGGCAATTAGTTGAATCAAGACTTTTATTAAATAAAATAGAAAAATATATTGAAGAAAACAACTTTGCAAAACTACCTGGTATAGTTATAGAGTGCAACGAAAGACAACTGTCAAATATAATTGGACAAAAAAGAGCAAATATAAGTTATTTAAAGAATAAATTTAATTTTAATAATGTAATTGTAAAAGTAAATAATGATATTGAACATTTTCAAATACTAAAATTATAA
- the rnc gene encoding ribonuclease III, producing MNNNDLINSLSELEGIIKYDFKDKKILQTAITHSSYANERKSKKLNYNERIEFLGDSVLSLVISEYLYKMYPNLPEGELTVTRAKIVCENSLAKCAADIGLGTFLLLGKGEELSGGRVKSSILSDAFEALIGAIYNDGGFETAKAFILKYMEDVIKSCVNGKLFYDYKTQLQELVQQNGEQNIAYNVIDESGPDHNKTFVTEVCINGLITGKGTGHSKKESEQNAAKDALTKINNGDKGVLYN from the coding sequence ATGAATAATAATGACTTAATTAATAGTCTTTCGGAACTAGAAGGTATAATAAAATATGATTTTAAGGACAAAAAAATACTACAGACAGCTATTACTCATAGTTCGTATGCAAATGAAAGAAAATCAAAAAAATTAAATTATAATGAAAGAATTGAATTCTTAGGTGATTCAGTATTAAGTTTAGTGATAAGTGAATATTTATACAAGATGTATCCTAATCTTCCAGAGGGAGAATTGACTGTAACAAGAGCAAAGATTGTTTGTGAAAATTCTCTTGCAAAATGTGCTGCGGATATTGGCTTGGGAACATTCTTGTTATTAGGTAAGGGTGAGGAACTTTCAGGTGGAAGAGTTAAAAGTTCAATTCTATCTGATGCCTTTGAAGCATTAATTGGAGCAATATATAATGATGGTGGCTTTGAAACGGCTAAAGCCTTTATTCTCAAGTATATGGAAGATGTTATAAAAAGTTGTGTAAACGGCAAGTTATTTTATGACTACAAAACGCAGCTTCAAGAATTGGTTCAACAAAATGGAGAACAAAATATTGCATACAATGTTATTGACGAAAGTGGACCGGATCATAATAAAACATTTGTTACAGAAGTATGTATAAATGGACTTATTACAGGAAAAGGCACTGGTCATTCTAAAAAAGAGTCTGAGCAAAATGCAGCAAAAGATGCACTGACTAAGATAAATAATGGCGATAAGGGAGTGTTATATAATTAA
- the fabF gene encoding beta-ketoacyl-ACP synthase II, whose product MKKRVVITGTGVVSSLGIGTEQFWNSIKEGKNGISEVTRIDVSNLTTKVAAEIKDFDPNQFMDRKEAKRMDRFNQYAIAASKMAIEASKLDLEAVNLERCGVIVGSGIGGIETFEDQYNVYINKGVGRISPFFIPMMIANMASGQIAIRFGFKGFNECVVTACATGNNAIGDAFKVIQRGDADVMITGGSEACITIMGFGGFCSMGAMSKNPDPNTASRPFDKDRDGFVCGEGAGILVLEEYEHAVKRGANIIAEIVGYGCTCDAYHITAPHPDGDGGIRSMQMSINDAGIKPEDIGYINAHGTSTPLNDPSEVKVVKSVFGEHAKKIAMSSTKSMTGHLLGAAGAIEAIVTAMALKDGFLPPTINVKNQDPECDIDCVPNVGRKADIKYALSNALGFGGHNATLCMKKYE is encoded by the coding sequence ATGAAGAAGCGAGTAGTTATTACTGGTACAGGTGTAGTTTCGTCTTTAGGTATTGGAACAGAACAATTTTGGAATTCAATAAAAGAAGGTAAAAATGGTATAAGTGAAGTTACAAGAATTGATGTCTCGAATCTAACAACTAAAGTAGCTGCAGAGATTAAGGATTTTGATCCTAATCAGTTTATGGACAGAAAAGAAGCAAAAAGAATGGATAGATTTAATCAATATGCAATTGCTGCATCAAAAATGGCAATTGAAGCTTCTAAGCTAGATTTAGAAGCAGTAAACCTTGAAAGATGTGGTGTGATTGTAGGCTCTGGTATTGGTGGTATAGAAACATTTGAGGATCAGTATAATGTTTATATTAATAAAGGAGTTGGAAGAATAAGTCCATTCTTTATTCCTATGATGATTGCAAATATGGCTTCAGGTCAAATAGCTATCAGATTTGGTTTTAAAGGCTTTAATGAATGTGTTGTTACTGCATGTGCTACTGGAAACAATGCAATAGGAGATGCATTTAAAGTAATTCAGCGTGGAGATGCTGATGTGATGATAACAGGTGGTTCAGAGGCATGTATTACAATTATGGGCTTTGGTGGTTTCTGTTCTATGGGTGCTATGTCTAAGAATCCTGATCCAAACACAGCTTCAAGACCTTTTGATAAAGACAGGGATGGATTTGTATGTGGAGAAGGTGCAGGAATACTTGTTCTTGAGGAATATGAGCATGCTGTTAAAAGAGGAGCAAATATTATAGCTGAAATTGTTGGTTATGGTTGCACTTGTGATGCATACCATATTACAGCTCCACATCCTGATGGAGATGGTGGAATAAGAAGTATGCAAATGAGCATTAACGATGCTGGTATAAAACCAGAGGATATAGGATATATTAATGCACATGGGACATCAACTCCATTAAATGATCCTTCAGAGGTCAAGGTTGTTAAAAGTGTATTTGGAGAACACGCTAAAAAAATTGCAATGAGTTCAACTAAATCCATGACAGGTCATCTATTGGGTGCTGCGGGAGCAATAGAAGCTATTGTTACAGCAATGGCATTAAAAGACGGCTTCTTGCCACCAACAATAAATGTTAAGAATCAAGACCCAGAATGTGATATTGATTGTGTTCCAAATGTAGGCAGAAAAGCAGACATCAAGTATGCATTGTCAAATGCACTTGGATTTGGTGGTCACAATGCTACTCTATGTATGAAAAAATATGAATAG
- the acpP gene encoding acyl carrier protein — protein sequence MVFEKVKKLVVEQLGVEEDDITMESSFIDDLGADSLDIVELIMALEEEFGLEIPDTEAEKITTVGDAVEYITKNT from the coding sequence ATGGTTTTCGAAAAAGTTAAGAAGTTAGTTGTTGAACAGTTAGGTGTTGAAGAAGACGATATAACTATGGAATCTTCTTTCATAGATGATCTTGGAGCAGATTCTCTTGATATAGTTGAATTAATAATGGCTCTTGAAGAAGAGTTTGGCCTTGAGATTCCAGATACTGAAGCTGAGAAGATTACAACAGTAGGTGATGCTGTTGAATACATTACTAAGAACACTTAA
- the fabG gene encoding 3-oxoacyl-[acyl-carrier-protein] reductase, which translates to MQFNGKTAIITGSSRGIGKAIAIKLGKLGANVVINGFTDRVLETAKEFEAMGIKVAANVGDVSKAEDVKALISTAVNTFGSIDILINNAGITKDKPMAMMSEDDWDVVLDINLKGSFLCTKMASKHMIKKRYGRIVNISSVAGAYGNVGQANYSASKGGLIGLTKTTAKEFAPRGITCNAVTPGLIESEMTEILPEELKQKYIEKIALGRYGTPEEVANVVAFLASDESAYVTGQVIDIDGGLLI; encoded by the coding sequence GTGCAATTTAATGGGAAAACTGCTATAATTACAGGTTCATCAAGAGGAATTGGAAAAGCAATTGCTATAAAACTTGGCAAGCTTGGAGCAAATGTAGTTATAAACGGGTTTACTGATAGAGTGCTTGAAACTGCAAAAGAATTTGAAGCCATGGGAATAAAAGTTGCTGCAAATGTTGGAGATGTTAGTAAAGCAGAAGATGTAAAGGCATTGATTAGCACTGCAGTTAATACATTTGGAAGTATAGATATTCTTATAAACAATGCAGGAATAACAAAGGATAAACCAATGGCAATGATGTCTGAGGACGATTGGGACGTTGTTCTTGACATTAATTTAAAAGGCTCTTTTTTATGTACTAAAATGGCTTCAAAGCATATGATTAAAAAAAGATATGGGAGAATTGTCAATATTTCTTCTGTTGCTGGTGCATATGGAAACGTAGGTCAAGCAAATTATTCTGCATCTAAGGGTGGACTAATTGGATTAACAAAGACTACTGCTAAGGAGTTTGCACCAAGAGGAATTACTTGTAATGCAGTTACACCAGGATTAATAGAAAGTGAAATGACGGAAATATTACCAGAAGAATTGAAGCAAAAATATATTGAAAAAATTGCACTCGGAAGGTATGGGACACCTGAAGAAGTTGCTAACGTAGTCGCTTTTCTTGCTTCAGATGAATCTGCGTATGTCACAGGTCAAGTTATAGATATTGACGGTGGTTTGCTAATATAA